The sequence TTGCAGACAACAGGGTGAAGATGAATGCTTGCAGGAATGCTACGAGCAATTCCAAGAAGGTCACGATGATCGATAGGATGACTGATACAACTCCAGTACCCCAACCGACAACGGGTGCCTCTCCATTCTTACCCATGATGAAGATCAAACTCATGAATGCCAAAATGGTAATGTGCCCAGCCGTGATATTGGCAAATAGTCGAATGGCGAGTATCAGCGGCTTCAAGAAGACTCCGATAATCTCGATCAATGTGATGATAGGAAGCAATGGTACTGGAACACCCGGCATGGCGAATACGTGTCTCCAGTAGTGGCTATTACTGTTCTTGAATATCAAGAACAAGGTCATGGCGGCCAGGACCAGTGTGATAGCGATATTACCCGTCAGGTTGGCCCCTCCTGGGAAGAAGGGTACGAGACCGAGCATGTTGGCGATCCATATAAAGAAGAAGACGCTCAATAGGAAGGGCATGAATCGCTGATACTTGTCCTTGCCTATGACCGCGATCGCAATCTCATCACGTACAAATAGGATGATCGGCTCGAAGAAGGATTGGATGCCTTTCGGAGCGCTATTGGGATTTCTTCGGTAAGCCCTTGCTATGCTGGAGAAGACCAGGATAACGAGCAGGGAGACCAAGAAGAGCGTCATAACATTCTTGGTGATG comes from Flavobacteriales bacterium and encodes:
- the atpB gene encoding F0F1 ATP synthase subunit A: MQVFKGIGKSFQLVKLTVVFTALFAVTNVFAGGGSGEEFNAGEVIMHHISDSHDWHLIDYEGADGEIHPVSIPLPVILWHQGKGLEVFMSSKFHHGTEAYNGYALDEHNEVYYVAPDGGVDEVETANIIDISITKNVMTLFLVSLLVILVFSSIARAYRRNPNSAPKGIQSFFEPIILFVRDEIAIAVIGKDKYQRFMPFLLSVFFFIWIANMLGLVPFFPGGANLTGNIAITLVLAAMTLFLIFKNSNSHYWRHVFAMPGVPVPLLPIITLIEIIGVFLKPLILAIRLFANITAGHITILAFMSLIFIMGKNGEAPVVGWGTGVVSVILSIIVTFLELLVAFLQAFIFTLLSA